DNA from Musa acuminata AAA Group cultivar baxijiao chromosome BXJ1-5, Cavendish_Baxijiao_AAA, whole genome shotgun sequence:
tcacacgtgccatcactcacgtgattggcttgctgggcacctatgactagcagctatCACGTCGATGTGTCATTCGATGGGACCCTCCGGGCGTAGCGAAAGTTCCTTGTCCGGCCGAAGGTACTGGCCGAGATGTCCTCTAcgaatgagctcctcgatctgcctttTTAACTCCCGACACTGTTCAGTGTCATGCCCATGTTGCCGGTGGAAGCGACAGTACTTCAATCGGTCCGCCAGCTCCCGCGGACTCCTCATCAGGTAGGGCTCTTTGAGCAGTCCCTTCTCCCttatgtggagaaatatttctaTTTGGGACGCGTTCAAGGCAGGGAGAGGGGGTCTCGGTGCCGGCGGGTCAGATCTGTCCAACCTACGCCAAGACGCCGCGGATTGCTGCTACCGGGGCGGCTCCGGCTTGACCCTCTTGTGCTCTTCGCGCCTCCCGGCCATCCATGTCTCTGCGGCGATGAACTGGCTCgctcgctggagcatctcgggtaccgtcgtggggggtcgctccaccagagaccagAAGAACCTAGCCGAGATGTCCTCTACGAATGAGCTCCTTGATCTGCCTTTTTAACTCCCGACACTGTTCAGTGTCATGCCCATGCTGCCGGTGGAAGCGGCAGTACTTCGATCTGTCCGCCAGCTCCCGCGGACTCCTCATCGGGTAGGGCTCTTTGAGCAGTCCCTTCTCCCTTATGTGGAGAAATATTTATGTTCGGGACGCGTTCAAGGCGGGGAGAGGGGGTCTCGGTGCCGGCGGGTCGGATCTGTCCAACCTACGTCGAGACGCCGCGGATTGCTGCTGCCGGGGCGGCTCCGGCTTGACCCTCTTGTGATCTTCGTGCCTCCCGGCCATCCATGTCTCTGCGACGATGAACTGGCTCgctcgctggagcatctcgggtaccgtcgtggggggtcgctctaccagagaccagaagaacctggaaggccacaggcctatcatgaatgcttgcatcaatagagaggggtgagcgtctgAGAGCCCTCGAATCTGCATCGTAAaacggttcacaaaatgggagaggggctcgtcctccctttggttgagtctgaGGAGCAACGCCACGGACGGCTTCGGTCGGCCGTaggccaggaagttgagctcgaagtctctAGCGAGCTAATCGAAGGAAGTGatggtcccggtcttcaggccgctgtaccacgcGTGGGCCAGCCCCCTCAAAGTCGTTGGGAACGCCCTTCACATCAAGGTGTTagaagtcccatatagcgccatttgggcgcgaaatgCGGCTACGTGGTCCGCGGGGTCAGTGGCGCCGTCATAGGCGTCTAGCAAAGGGAGCCGGAAGTGTGGTGGGatcacttgatcttgtatttcgggtgcGAACGGGGACCCTTGGTGTCCGTCCGCTCCGAGCTCTCCTTTTGATTTGCGAACCTCTTGCTGTACTTCGTCGAGGCGTTGACTAACGAGGcgcaactgggctcgcagggcGTTCGTCGAGTCCGCAGATAGCACCTCAGGCTCTGGGCGACTCGACGTGTCTTCCGCCTCTCGGTTCCCGGGCTGGGCTGTTCGGTTTCGAGGCGAAGTAGGGAGCTCGGGAAGTGGTGCATGAGTTCAGGTAGGGGGCTCCCGCTGTTGTAGAGGCTGGGTTATATGTGGGGGCGTCGGTTGGGAGACGAGTAGGATGATAGTCTGCACCACGCCCGCCAGTGCTcgaacttgatgagcgaggtcgtggaaggcttcgggcgaTACAGGCGACGGGCCAATGGGATCGTCGGGTGGCgacaaacccgggtcgttgaacagccgccagtagcgctccgatgTTGTGGCAGGGCGTTTGTCTCGGGGTTCATCTCACAGGGGATGTTCTTCTGGGGTGTTGACCGGACGCGACCCCATGGCTGCGGGTTCACCAGAGTGGATCtgctgatcgctcgacattcggggccctccttctagcgccaaaatgttagtgtaaacaactttatgccgtggcctcggggccgacgcggcttggttcgggtccgaatgcgcaAGGATCTTGCGCGGTGTTCCTCGGGACAGTTGGGGTGGTCGGTTACGATGGTCCGGGCGGGACGTTGCGTGGGGAGTGAAGCTTTTCCGCGGCGCTGGGAAGATGCAATCTCGCccttgtacctgcacacaggtcaggtcggaagctcggcccgacccctccgacgatcaagttagatgatgtggaaggaGTTTTTTGGTGAAGAagtgtccccccccccccctagtttagaactcgggggtatttatagggcagttTAGTATTACCTGATGTGTCTGCCTGCAGGagacaggatcgtacctctgatggcgtctgacatcacCCTtgtcgttgcgtggagaaccaagctgccgcagggtatgggcatgCCTCGGTGGTCGTTCTCCTCTGCCTTAGTCGAGCGCGTTGGGTTAGGCAACGATGAAGTCTTCGTCTAAGAGCGGGTGATGTCAGCGCCCATCGTgtcggcattattgccctctttCGGGCAGAGTATCGTCCAGCCATGGCTGACGATGCGTCATGTCgctattattaccctcatcaaccgTAATGAGGACGAGGAGTCCGACGGATCAAGGTACATAGTGGACTGGTTGTGGGACATCTACGGAAGCGGGGACATTTTACACGCGGCGGATCCCAGGCTGAGCGGAGACTACGATGAGGTGCAGATGGCGTGAGGTTGGCATTAGTGTGTTGCATCCAAACCCCACAACAAGGCCATCCATGAGGATGGCTCTCCAAGTTCTGACCGGTGGAGCTCTCCCTCCGAATCCTGCAACCTGAAAAGCCTGCGTTCATATGGCCTGTGACGCGCTCGCAACGTGAGGTCGATCAGCTTCTTCCTTCTCACCTATTGTCTGCCGGTGGACAGATGAGCCAAAGTTCCTTCGGTGGCAGATGAATGAATCTGCAGTAGCCATCAAGCCATCGTGACGCAGTGTGTCTTCCATTAGCATCGTTCATTAGAGTATGCCACAGCATAATCAATTCTATCCGTAACTCATGTTGCATCATCAATCATCAGTCACAAGAAGATCTGTCCAAAAGTAtgacttttcttctttctcttttttattcttttgagGTTCTCCTGAGAGGACAAGTTGTAATTGCACCAACTGTTGCAGATATGGATATACTGTAGCGTATGGGATATGAGAATTGCTATTGGAGCACTTTCTTTTGCCGTCAAACTCCAACCCCTCGTTCATATTATCCTACAGGAATCTCAATTTTTATGTTCACATCAATTTTACAGAAATCTGCTTCCCGAGAACGATCTTATCGTATCAGCCCATCACATCAATGTTCCTGAATCCTTTCATCTAACAATTTACCTACCATATCCGCATGAGAAGTATTTGTAGTTCTGGCAGTAGCATGAGTTTGTGAAGAGATGGTGAATACGACAGCCATTCCATTGAGGTGAAAAGGATAAGAAGGATTTCTTTTCCGTGGATTTAGTTAAAGAAATTGTATTTGATAAAGAAGTTCTCATGAATTAAATAGTACGAGAAATAtggattttttggattttttttttctttaatttatattatttttacacGATACTGTTCTGCTACTGACATACCGCATAACGCAACAGGTCACTCCAAACTCCCTTGGCGTCGACGGACCTCGTACTGGACCCCGTCACCGGGACAGTGGTGCGGCGACGACGAGCACCCTGCGGCAGGACGGGCAGCTCGAGTGGGAGTGGAGCCACGCGTCGACGCACCCGACGTGGAACCCGTGGCCGCACTGCGGCAGCACCCGGAGCTCGTCCCCCTCCTCGAACTCCGCTAGGCAGATGGGGCACTCCACCAGGCCCCCGCCGCCGGCGCCGTACGAAATCGTCGGCAGCGCCCGCAAAGCCTCCTTCTCGAGGCCCTTGTTGGACGGCAGCACGGGCGAGCGCCGGAGGCAGGCGCAGCGGGCGACAAGGGCAAGCCCCGCGACTGAGACCACGGCGCAGAGAAGGGCGGCGATGACCACCACCACATCCGTGTCGATGGGGACCGACTCCGACGGCGGAAACGACGGTAACTGTTCAGATTCTGTCAGGAGAAATCTCGCCGCGGAAGGCATCGACAAGCAGAGAGACGCTTGCGAGAGAAAGTTGTGCTCAGAGTTGCACTTCGCTTTGTAATAGAGAGCAGAAATCAAAtataaaagaagggaagaaatcaagatgaaatgaCGACAATGTTCATGTGAAAGGCAACAATGTGTTACTGTAAATCTAATTGGACCAACGAGCTCCAAGGCTGCGCTATATCGTCTTTTCGCCTGAGGTTCTTGCAAACCACGCCCTACAGGCTCCTACGATCATCGAGTATGAGGTGCTGCCTCACTTAACCATTCAGTGATCGAGGGTGAGGCATTTGGTCGAACACCTTTGCGTGGACAATCCTCTCCGAAACAGGGGATCCATGCGCCTCTGCACACTCTGGCAGCAGACTAGGTAAAGGGCAATGCACTAAACATTACTTTGTAACAAGGTAATGGAACGGAGTCGAGAGTCCACATCGTTTACGAATCCATTGGCCACGAGCAGCATCCGAGTGCCCCTTCTTCCTGTGTCCTCGGCACAAAACTTGGTCCGCCCTGCAGTCTTTCCAGTGGATTGGCTTCTTCGGAACAATAAAATTAATAGAAaagccttcttttcttctcctttttatagtaTACATGCTCTTCAACGACCCAAGCGATCAATGGATGAGAAAGAAAAGTTCTCTTTGTCCTGCACTCActaaccgccgccgccgcccccgccCAGAAGTCACatcacgaagaagaagaagaagcaattgGATTCTCCTCCCATCAGTCTCGATGAACCAAACGTCGAACTGGTGCTATGAACCATTGAAATATGGGACATGCTTTGTGATTGTACTTTCTACGACATAATATCTCTGGCTGAGAATTCAACACCTAAAATCCATCAATTAATCGATCCACTGATCTCTGTCACCCTTGGCAGCTCCCCTCGTTAAACTGGCAATGTTGATTCTACACCTTGGCCAACCTGCATCACGATTGGCGGATCTAAGTGGGACCCACAAAAAGGTCCCATGGCTGATAGCCTGATATCGATCTCACATCATAATAACAGGCACGATCTTGGCCGTCCACAGCATCACACAAAGGAGTCGATCGGACGATTTGGATTAAGCATTGGCACCAATTCGGTGATCCAAGTCAACCACAATCGGGCCGCGCTAGCGTGTCGGTTGCCCAATCCGGTCTAATTGTACCCCACCAGATTTCGATATAAAATGTACCCTATTCTGTTTCATACTTTTTCCCTCTCTTATTTTCCAAGCTATCGATTTTGCATCTGTTTTCCGACTCT
Protein-coding regions in this window:
- the LOC135673569 gene encoding RING-H2 finger protein ATL8-like; its protein translation is MPSAARFLLTESEQLPSFPPSESVPIDTDVVVVIAALLCAVVSVAGLALVARCACLRRSPVLPSNKGLEKEALRALPTISYGAGGGGLVECPICLAEFEEGDELRVLPQCGHGFHVGCVDAWLHSHSSCPSCRRVLVVAAPLSR